The Montipora capricornis isolate CH-2021 chromosome 3, ASM3666992v2, whole genome shotgun sequence genome includes the window TTTTCAAAATGGTACCGACGTCCTAGGCTGGTTTCTTAAACTCAACAAATTGCTTGCAGAAAACTCATAGAATCGAGGGCTGTACTTGTGGCAAGATTGACCCCGAGCAATTTCTAGCGAGCTGTTTcgggttgttcaaaagccgattaacccTGAtcccaaattaaaaattaaccaaggacggtttatttctctactctcaaacattgttcaacgctgatattcagcaaaactttacattagaagaagttaaccttgaaagagaaaaataaccaaaaggaactatcaccaaaaagttgaaagcatgaaacaaaagtttaccaGTAATACTGGATTGAGTTGatcgctttcgaacaaccgagcCCAGATCCTGAATCGAAAATAGAGGCGGAAAAGCAAATGAGAGATAGAGGCTTCATCGGAGCATTTTTATTAACGAAACAATAAAGAGAAAGCATCTTTAaagtttacagaaaaaaatgctttgtAAGAATCCCACGCGTCCGCTAACGCACCGAGAAAAATACCAGTTATTAAAGGAGGGGGGACATTTGGGGTTGCCCAATACCGCAATTCCGAAATACCGCATTCAAAAACAGTTAATATCgaaatcaaaattaatgttctacATTTTCTTTCCCATGTTGCTCTGCACGTGCCTTGTCAGTACAGCAAACGTTTATTAAAACGAATCCCGCTTGTAAAACATGATCCCGCACCAAGGAGGAAGCttgtacagttttcaatttCTGTCCCCCTGCAGCAGCCGGAAGTATGATAATCCCGTGACGTAATTTCTGCACAGAATACGGTGAACCAAAACATAGGAGAACCACTTTCCGCGTTCCGTAGGGTTTGATCATGCCGCAATTCCGAACTTTTCGGACTACAATTTCCGAAATACCGCGCTAAAAATTAACGGATACCGCATTTCCGCGGACCCCAATGTTCCCCTCTTGAAGAATGACCACTATTTAAACATATCCTAATTGGCCCTCAGTGCCTTGTAAGTTAAAAAGCGatagaatatttaaatggcgtcCACGACggcttaatgaaaaaaaaaaaatgtgaatatGAACATGCAGCACGCGTGTTCATACGTTTCTTTCCGAAACGAACGAATTCAAGGTTTTCACGACACATGAGTATACAACAGTGAATTCCTTATTTAGTTCACATTCATCTGCGGCCCAACAGCAAATGGTGATTACGGCACGATAGTGCTAAGTTATATTTCGCTGACCAAGTTGCCGTCATCGCTTCTAAAGCTCCCTAAACTGAAGTGAACGTATCGTCCAATCATGCTATCTCAAGTTGTGTGTTTAAAGCTTTTCATCAATCAGTGCAAACCACTGATGTAGATCCGTTACTAACCCATTTCACCGAAATTGCAGTGCTTTTCGAACAGAGACATACCGGCGCTTCGTTTATCACTCGTTGACAATTTTTTACAAGCAACAGAAAAGTGGCGTTAATTAATCATGTCGACACGGCAACAAGAATGACTTTTATATTGtgtggttttcttttcgatAGCCACTCACCatgagcatagttaatagagggtaCTGGTTTTGAatctcggcaaacatcaaaggagcaaacaaaggccaaacctacaacaaagaaatttgtcgggtttcatatcCATTCCCCTTTATTAACTATGCCATGAGTGGGCGCGCAACTTAAAGtgtataattaacaaatagattccatgttgccgtgcgtctgttcagtaatagatcacagatgacgtcaaaatgtggtaagaacaaaaaagtggcacacgaggcgatagccgagtgtgtcactgatgttcttaccacattttgacgtcttctgtgatctatttactgaacagacccacggcaacatggaatctatttgttttatataataaagaattaaactttattcgcataaaagctgatggtgacgtcaatcgtgcgtctgtcctcaaatggatcataggcaagaaccaatcaaaatccgtgaataacttgggttattatataatctAATATCAATTGGATTTTTAACAGTTATCAAAAACTAGatcactgtacatgtataatacaaTGTAAAAGTTTATGATTGGCTTTGCCATCATTTCGTAGCTTTAATTAAACCCGTGTTAACTTTCAAATATAGCAACGGTTCCCGCCAGCTCTATATTATAAACAGGTTGAAAAGAAGGAAGGGCCGATTTAtccataattataataaagtgttcttaataaagcaattataaCATGAGCACTTGTCTTAATTAAGAGTTGACAGAGATCCTCGCAGCCGAGTTGGAGAGATGCGCCTGATTGGCTGGCTACCTGCAACTCATCCCATAGCTaacaaatatttaattaacacATTTTGATCGGGCACTTGTACAGCTTGCACGTCTTCTAAAGCGACATGCTGCAGGAAATAGTgcttaattaatattaataaaacgTGGCCGTTGTCCCCTTTGAACAGCGTAATTCATGCAATGTACCACGGTACGAAAAGCCCCTCTGATATAAGTGGGTTTCACTGCTGTTTTAAGTTGCAATAGACCGCGATTTCACACTATCTTAACAATAAGCTATATAACATGACCTCAAtggttttccaaatctttccGTTTGTGAACTGATATTTGTTTTCGGATCTTGTATTTTAGGCCGCTCTTAATGCCATTATTTGTGTTATGTGCCTGCCATTTTAATATCATTTGTCCCGTTTCACTGTAACGCCTTCGAGAGATAATAAGTTAGGGGAAGATTTATAGATTAACCGTTAAGTAACCTAGGGCTTTCTTCGTTGtaagcacacaaattctttaaTTCCATAAAGTGTTTCCTGTCTAAATATTTATAGTCGCGCCACTGGAAATTTGTATGTCGCCTCTTACTTgataaatatttcattttattcgTTTAATCCATTTATCCAGGAAGACAAACATTTGCATAGGATGCTGTAAAACCTGTAGAATTTCGAGACGTTTCGCCCGCCAATGTTGTTGTGCATGTTTTTGCGTGCGATTGAAACAAGAATGCAGACTTAATAGAGATTTCCCGACATCGCGTAAACAAGGAGGTGTGTGAATTGGGTGGATTTTTGCTACTTGACCATAAAGATCACTTTCTGGAAAGAGGAGGAAACTCAATAATCCAGGCTGCAGCATCTGAAAGAATGTTAGGCTCTCAGAGTTCAGTGTTTTCATATGGGATTTCTCTCTGAAAAAATTGCCTCtccttttttaaacttgattcgtTAACGACCTTGATAAATTACTGTTATATCTTTTTTTCCAACAATGCTTATGTTGATGGTAATTGAAACGTTTCAGTGCAGGAATTGAAAGCTCGGGATTCATTCTTAGCTGTCGTCCTATTACAACGAATTTGCGATCAGGAGTTTCAGACCATTTTCGTACATTTCCTCACAGGTGCTGTATCAAAAGCTGCTTTTGTTAGTTCCTGGAAGCTAGtgattttgcttttgaaaaaaaagaagtgattttctGAAGTACTTTAAGTCATTCTTTCTCCAGCGTTTGTCACTAAAGTTACAATTGCTGacaaacatttttaaaagtgaACAACCTTACCTCGCTTTGTTGTCGTCGTTTCGGATTCCTTGTCTTCCAGCTTGTCATCTTGACCTCAGGATGTCCGTCTTAACTCTCAAGTAGCTCTTCGTTGTGTACTGAGAACTCTATCCGCGCTCTGTTGAGTCAGTTAGTCCTCCTACACTCACGTTTTTGCGGCTAGATCTGACGCCCTACCGCGCTGtgtaaaatactaaaaaatACCCACTCAACCAGTCAGGATGCATGGCCCTGGTTTGAGAATTTGCGGTTGAATTCCGTGTCAATCTCCCGCTGAAGAAATATTTAACCtacttttgtttgaaaaacCTAATTTAACTGAAATATGAGTTCCGACAAATGTCGGGGGTTTTATGCGATCCAATCGGTGCAACCGACTGCCTATTATATTGTCTTCCATCATTGTGAACAGTTCCGGTTTGTAAGCAGCTTGTTCATTGTACAACAAGCTGAGACCGGAAATTTTATTATTGTGGAAAAGTCGAGGATCATCGGGATGATTGAAGCAAAATGTGGCCTCAGTTAAGCAAGGACTTCCGAAAAGGCAACGATTGTTTCACCGAAACAAAACATAAGATTTAAtggaaaaaataatcgtgctgcacctGCCGATGAGTTTTCCCCATTTCTTGAAGACAGAAGCGTGAAATTTGCTGAATTAAACGTATCGAAGCTTGTCGTCGATAAGCATGAGTCTCCATTGATACTTTGTCGGCATTCGAATCCGGCTGTTTAGTTCGCAAACATTGTCGTACTGTTAACAAAATGCTCAAGTTTGCCTCGCGTCGTCTACCGTTTCTAAAACGCTCCATTACTTAAAACTCAAGAGAATTGATATTTGAGAGAACTATCTATAAACTGCGAAAAAAAAGCATACTAGCATTTTTTTAGATCATGAGCAGTTGAGAACGGTACTCGAGAAGTAAGAAAATGAAAGTCTGGAATTCAGCTTTGAAAGTGAATTCAGAACTGGCTAAATGCTCCTCCATCAATCGAGCTGACTGAGAACTAGTTTTACTCCTCAATGAACCTCTGCATGGAATAAATTGATCACGCGAACCAGTTAATTTGAAGTTTGTACGTGCTGCGtaaaatgtttaatttcaaATCAGCCAAGCTTCTCTTTATTGTTTGTATCCAAAGGAGAACAAAACGTCAATGAGTGTAGGGCCACAGTGTGTGACCTTCACACCGGGGAGTAAACCTCCTCATCAATGACGATATATTTACTTATTGGAGCACAACGTTTTTGGAAACACAAATTCCTCTTTATTTGTGTGGGTTGAACATTGTACGTTTTTGGCAAcatatagagattacttcatggaaaatgcgcgcgtacgatttttattcacgagttgagtagtatcagaaaacgaaTGAGTGAgtgcagcgaacgagtgagttttctgatacgaaacaacgggtgaataaaaatcgtacaaagcattttcctgctgtaatgtgtttatttcataggtactgaggtTTTTTTCGTGTTAGTGTTTGATAGACAAAATTACTTCGCACAAATGGAGTGGGGCgatgaaagcaataaacaatggtttaaaatcgcccaaccgacattttatttaataaaatttacaacacttaATGTGTTTCAGATATTCCAAAGTAGTCCAAAGTGAAGAGTGTTTTAGTTCGTCGCTTGTCAAATGCAAAGCTACCGGCGCTTTGGGTTTATTTCCCTTTCCttgcttctttagttgtttttgtttgggcTAAAGAACCTCTCTGTTTTTCTCAAATACCAGGTCGTTTGTTATGCTTGCGGAATAGCCCTTTAACGGTTGTCGTTTCAAGCTAGCCACTTAACTTCGAAGGAAAGTCGGCTCGTATTCATTGAAATTTCGCGATCATTGCAGCCCTGGACACACGTGTACTAAAAACTGTCTCTtagaaaattatttatttttctgctGAGTGAACTGACGATTCGAGAGTTAGCTCTTCATTAGAAGAACATCAGCTCAGAAATCTCTCTCTTACCATAGCAATTtatctttatcaactcgtttaaTCCTTTCAGTTgcaagatcgaaacgttcattctcctaactagttccacatatttctttgttggggAGATATGAGAATTTGGTGTGAAGATCAAACCTCTTCGGCTGATATCATGatattcttcattctcaatacctgtcctACTGGGATTTCATTAAAACTGTGAGGAGGAtttgtgccacttttttgttcttaccacattttgacgtcatctgtgattaCTGAACAGATCCAGACGCACGGCAActtggaatctatttgttaagaaGAACGAAAAGTCAGTATATGATAAGCTCAGTAATGCacgcaatttgattggttctcacctatgatctgtcagaggacagacgcatagctgacgtcatcatcaaaaacctttaatttttagttttttattgCATAGAACAAATAGAGTCCATGTTTCCGTGCGTCTATTCACCAATTAGATTACAGAAGACGTCAAACGTCAAAATATGGtcagaacatcagtgacacacatggctttttctttctttattttgaaGTCATctatgatctattactgaacagacgaaCGGCAACATTGAATCCATTTTTAAAAAGTCGAAAATTAACGTACACTTTATTCAATTCATATCCAATTGACTGTTATAAATACTATTAAAACACAAACGGCGGTTACAAACATTACCAAATTAACGTTTCAATTTCGTATATTCAACATATTAACCATTCGAATGTAAGCTGGTACTGAAACGTTCTACAGCAAAGTTTTGTAACCGCCGTTGGTGTTTTATTAGCCATGGCATACCCTGTATAAATCACCTGCTGTTTACGCAAATTCATTCGTAGTTAATTTTATTGAGCCTCAATATAACCCATCAAGTATTTCCCTTGTCTGTGAGtgcatttaattaacagaaAAACGCTTTAATAAAGTCGCTGAAATAAAGAAGTAAGTGAAATCtggcaaacatttcttcaattgccggcgtcaaaattgtcTCTGTTCTTGCTAAAAATGTTAAGTCGAGTTCCACTGCAAGTAAGTCCTGTAAAAGCAGCTGAAGCGGGAATTCGGGAAACGTACTCGCATTCAAGTCAGGAAATGCTGGAGCCAGAGGTATTCTTTCCAGTTGCCAAAGACGCGACGTTAGTTCGCGCAGCACAGCTCGCCGTCTTGGAACTACTAAAACAACCAGATGGAACCAGAGATGTAAAGTGGCTGATAAAAGTGTTCAACGGGATCCAGCAACAGTTCAAAAAATCTTTAAGCCAAAGAATCTCTAGTGTTCCAGTAAGCCTTGTGgacaaagaagaataaaactgaataaaagcgacattaaacattcacgaacgctgtctttttccttttccgatcGTTTCAATAAGCTATCCAAGTATCTTTCAGCTAATAAAACACGTTCGGCGACCGTAATTCGACATCTTCGAATGGCTTCAGATTAGAGAAAGGGCAGATGGCAGCACAGATATGTCTAAAAACTGCTAGGGTATGCCACGGCTCTTTTTAACTCGCGCAATTATCATAAAGCCCACAGAGAAACCCAGAACTCCATCAAAAGCGAAATTTGCGGTTAAAATTCGTCTGTGGgaacattgtaaacaaattttATCCGCGCGTGGATTTTAAGCAAGGGGGTGGGGCTAGTTCCCCTGAATTTTCAACCCATGATGCACAGCAACTTCCGGTAGAAATCAGCAGGTTGTAAGTGCGAACTGAAGTAAGATCAGAAAAACGTTATTTCCACTACTTCCGCTACGATCAATACCTAAAATTTCATATCATTAGGGGGTTCATTGGCTATTATCTTTCTGATTAGTGATGGAGATAGTCGCGGCTACCTACGCACTCCACCAAAACCAACTCATCCATTGATGTATGGCGTGGTATCACCGGTATGTGCACATTGCGGACCTATAAGAATGCGTAGGCAACTCTGTGCCGTACTATATACATGCCGTCATGACAGTGAGTAAAACAAGTTAAGTTTCGTTTCGCTGTGTTGATCCTTCGGATCCTTATTATACAGTGAAAACGAGAAACTTGTTATATACCGCGCAAAGTGTTGTTTGGTAACTTGTCAGAGAGTTTGCAAACACACCTCGTAAGACCACTCCCCTAGCTATTTGTGTCATGAGAAGCAACTCGGTTGGGGTGGCGGGGGACGCGTTCTTTTAAGAGTATAAATTAAACATTCGTAATCggcttaccaaaaaaaaaatggctgtcAAAATATTTAactattattccatgagcgcacgttggatataagatggtaaatagccaacgaggcgcgtagcgccgagttggctataaccagtctcaaatccaacaagcgcgaatgaataactgttttattaaattccttaaactccaaaagtttagaaagtacaaAATACCAGCGAAAAAAGCGAGGAAATCCGAGCAAAATCGAAAAATCTTGATAAGAACTGATGAGATGATGGGtaagaccttgtggtcagaaagacgcaggctcatcacaaaaacatttcttacctattcgcgtacttctaaacgtcggaattgatccacaCTTTCCACAAAAATGTTTTCTGGCTTTCTCCAGAGATAAATTTCGCTTTACGGCGAAAAGAAATTtaagcttagcaacgcttagctcGATCATTTACAATGTAAGGTCAGACTAAGGTACATGAggtgataaccgagattgaatgagccaatcagagcacgagaagtgcattaaccgaggttgaaaatttaataatcaaAGTTAACCTATCCCGGAACAAGCTGGGAAAGAAAGAATTCGCTTTTCATGAACCTTACTGAACTTTAGAAAGTATGATATAATGTGGTTTTCAGGGAATGTTACGGATTAAGCGCAAATGAATTATGGAGTCGAAGCTCCTAAAAGGGAACTCTGGTGCGCAAACAGCTCTACTCGACGCTGAGAAGAAGGCCGTTCATTTGAAATTCCACTCAAACCCTATGTTTTCGAATTTCCGTCAGCAAAAAGCATTTTTCGGTTTCCCAATGTGTCCCCTCAGAAGGGTTTCTACCGTAAACAGCGAGACTAATCTTCCCGTTTGCCACCAACGAGAATCGGCAAACTGAAGGCATGCTAATTATTGTCCTTAACCATGAACTTGTCCTCCTCTTCTAGCTCATGTATCTCATTTTAGAGTTTGGGCAAATTTCATTGTGTCGTTTGCCGGCCATAAACGCGAATGTTTGTTTATGAAGCGGTTGTCTTTAAAATAAGTTAGAGACAAGATTTCTGATTGCAGTTGTGTATGCATGTTTGGGGGGATGCGCCAATCGCATGCGAACAATTCTCTTGCTGAATCTTCGTTCAATTACGACACTGACTTCTTTCTACTTAATACATTGTCAATAAACACCCTTATTGAAGGTGATCCCTGCTTCTGTGAGTTCACAAACTGCCTGAGAGTGTTATAAAGGACATTTTGAGAATCAACAAATCCTTCGGAAACGGACAGTTGGTGAAAGCCGCAGTCCAGGGCCTGAGCCAGGAGGCGACCTTCGTACTCGTCAACTTCCTTGAAGTGTTTCAGGTCGGTCTTGTTTCCAAGAAGAATGAGGCACGCTGGATTGAtgtttttcgttttcagaaGGTATTGGCAGAGTAGAGAAGCCTCTTCAAACGATGAACGGTCTGTTGTTGAGTAGAGCACGAAGAATAAGTCAGATCCGGTGTGAACGCAATTGTCTATTTTCTCTAGAGAGTTCTGCAAAAGGAAAGATAGCAATTTAGACATCGTTTATCAGGCTATGTGCTTTCGATATCTGTGCTGATTTCCAGCACTGGGCAATTGACTCTCCCTCCCTGTGGGCCCTTTTCTATTATAGTAGGGCtaaagctcacatggttcatatggggtagaaaactagcacttcacattacactttaatcagttaagtctgttgaaatataagtgataCACGGCcagcgtttgcaaaaacgtaacctttccttgtacttgtacatgttcattgccttggctttaagatcttcagttcccacggcctgctcccatctgaccttctagctcagtcagtagagcagcggtgatctaacccaaaggtcgtgggttcaattcccaccctggtcagagtttttgtctgtccttgtgtgggcccatttccattagtagggctaacgctcacatggttcctGTGGGgcagaaaactagcacttcacattaaacTCTAATTAgttgttaagtctgttgaaatataagtgcatgcttcacggccaacgtttgcaaaaacaattTGCCGAGCGATAATTTTGCTTATACGGCATAATCTGCCCCTTTAAGATACTTGCTGCATGTAGAAGATCGACCACAACTCCAAAAACTCCTTACTCCTGCACTTTGCGAATACTCGGTTTTCTAAAATTCCGCATCATTTTACAAACCTTGAGGGCCGCGAGGAGGGACTTACGCTTCACAGTCTTTCGATCGAGGTGACATGAAAGTCCACCCACGTTTACATTTGATTACAAACGCAGCTGTTTCTCTTCCTTCTTGCGACCGGAGTTAAACTCTCCCCTTACTGGGCTCCGATGGGCTAACAAGCTTTTCCGCCGGTTGAAAGGAAAATATCTCATGCTTACCTTTCCTGCTGTGTCCAGCACGTCAAGTGATAGAAATTGCCCATCCAACTCTACATGATGCCGATAAGTGCATTCTGCGGaaacagaagaaagaagtaTAACTAAAAAGACCAAGAGCCACGGGCTTGGCTTCTGTGTAATTTTACGTTTAAATCAGTCTTCAATATAAAGATTTAGTATGGCGTTTACGCGAAACGgatctttaaattaattttgcgCGTGTGTAACCTTTAAAATTACGGTGGTATGTTCAGATAACAATTGAGATGAGTATAGAGAAAAATTGTAATGAATttaatttgggggggggggggtggggggattAAACAGcgttaatatttttttgaaaacttctATCcgcaattaaaagaaagaaggaagaaGATCCAGTGCAGACATTCCTCGACATCTCGGAGATCGGGGACAGGCTTTTTTTCTTCATCCAGTCTTTCATTCTTTCACATTTAAAACCTGCTTTTCAGATCTACGAAGATCAGAGCGGTCCAGGTAATCAATTTGGTCCACCGATTGTCGTAGGTGGTCCTGCAATCTACACCAGACATTGCAAATGGCCGAGGGGTCCGTATTCGCGGGGGCTTACCAGCTTCACTAACTGACTAGAGTTTCTATTCGATTGTTTATATGAACTTTACTTGAACTTAATGGAAGTTGTAACCCTTCGTCTTGCTCCATTCAAATATGCCAAGCTCAGGTGTACCTTCGTGATGCACAGTTTACGCTGTGAGGCAATGTTTATCATTGTTGATataaaaacagtgaaaaactCCGCATCTCCTAGACTAAACTACGTCGGCTACTTGGTCGCTTATAGTCGCGAATTTTCCGATTATCTGTTTGTTGCTTTGCAAACAAAACACATTTAGTATTATTGGGGAGAATTGCTGCAACTCCATGCAAAGATTAAATCAAAGACCCATACGAAGAAACACATTAAGAATTTTAATCCAGGAAATCATTAGCAAGTATTTATCTAACGTAGACAATCATCCCTTGACACTAATGCATTGCCATTACGCAAGATTACAAGGTGGTCGGGGActtacaacaaattttagttAAAATCACAACTCACCCAATGTTGTGTCGTATTCTCCTATAAAACGTCGGGTTAAGGCACGAACTGTGAAAGCTAAATaaagaagacaaaacaaaagagACTCCAATGGGCACGCATCTGTTTTTAACTAACCAAGTTTTCTCTTAcaaagaaaggttacgtttttgcaaacgctAGCTAATTTCGCCAAATATTTCCCATAAAGCTGCTGTAGCTCCGAAAGTGGAAAATTCAGGAGTGGCCTATGAGATAAGTCATCGTAGAGTATTGTGCCTCTTGGGAACAATCGAGGTGGATTCTTGAATGTAAAGAAAACAAGTGCGTAGTTGACATTTCGTCTACATCAAACGATTAGATTGATGGTAAGCTATTGCAATTTAAGTGAAAAACAATTGAAGACCTCAGAACCGTCCAGAAGGACTCCATTTCAAGATAGTGGACCAAGATTTCGAACTCTCCAGCACATCATTTACCAAATAGTACAAATTGTGTTGTGGTTCACCATAGATAGCGATCTGTAGCTCGACAAGGGAAACTTATatgtttcattgtttttgtcTTGTGAAAGAATGCGAAGGGAATaaggtatgaaaaaaaaaaaaaaaaaacagaagcaatCAATCATTTTGCTGTAGAACGTAGAATGGTAAAGACCACTATGTGAGGTGACTTTGGGAATTTTTTAGGATAACGGCTTTTCCTTTTTACTTTTCAAGATAAGTAACCCAAAAATCAACGTTATCACTTGTTTTCGCAGTTAAAATCTATTTCGTGACTTTTGCATACGCATCGAAGCGGGAGGCATATACTTATTCATGCGCTAATCGAGACAACACGGCCGgttcagcgaaaaaaaaaatcattaaccAGTGTATTTACGGtttgaagaggaaaaaaaaatgagatAACGTGTTAATACTTAGATTAATAAAATCTTGAATATTGAAGAGAAAAAATTCTCGTGACAAAAGTCGATGAAATGAAACTATAGAATCAGAAGAGACAACTTAATTTTTGTGCTAGATGTTTCACTGCACACAGTTTTGCCGAAAAGTTTATCCTGGCTGTTCAAAAGAATGTTTGGCGAAATTCTCTTTTCCTAATGTCAGATATTTCTGCCTTTAGTTCTTGGTCATTTGATATCGCCACACGAATACACAATAATATATGGAGCACAAATTGTGCAAATCAGAGTAATGGTACAAAGATCATTCCGAATTTAAGGTGATGTAATTGTTCTTGAAAGAAAGGTCTGTCCAGCTGGTAAACAAGCCATAAGCAACCGAGGGATGGGCTGGATCTTTGACCTCGCCGTTGATGTTTGATGAAAGAAAGTATAATCCCTTCGTAATTTCA containing:
- the LOC138041635 gene encoding ras-related and estrogen-regulated growth inhibitor-like isoform X2 encodes the protein MVKRRKSGATSSVKNVQIAVLGKDGVGKSAFTVRALTRRFIGEYDTTLECTYRHHVELDGQFLSLDVLDTAGKNSLEKIDNCVHTGSDLFFVLYSTTDRSSFEEASLLCQYLLKTKNINPACLILLGNKTDLKHFKEVDEYEGRLLAQALDCGFHQLSVSEGFVDSQNVLYNTLRQFVNSQKQGSPSIRVFIDNVLSRKKSVS
- the LOC138041635 gene encoding ras-related and estrogen-regulated growth inhibitor-like isoform X1, with protein sequence MTHGSSWKHNIPHQVWLPRLTMDKAAYPSLSVYERPPIKSPMVKRRKSGATSSVKNVQIAVLGKDGVGKSAFTVRALTRRFIGEYDTTLECTYRHHVELDGQFLSLDVLDTAGKNSLEKIDNCVHTGSDLFFVLYSTTDRSSFEEASLLCQYLLKTKNINPACLILLGNKTDLKHFKEVDEYEGRLLAQALDCGFHQLSVSEGFVDSQNVLYNTLRQFVNSQKQGSPSIRVFIDNVLSRKKSVS